GCATGGAGCCGCTACGACGTACCGAGTTCTTCCCCGCGATGGACGATTGGAACCGCACGATACTGGCGGCGGTGGGCGGTTATGCCGAAGGCTCCAACACCGAGCGGGCCGAGGAAGGCGCGCAGCAACAATGGTTGGCGATGCTCGACGCGATGCAGCTGGACGGTACGGTGCTGTATCCAACGTTCGGCATGGCCATCGGCCAGGTGCGACAGAAGGACTGGGCCATTGCCGTTTGCCGTGCCTACAACGCCTGGCTGAACCACAAATATCTGAATTCGAGCACCCGCATCAAGGGCATGGCGCTGATCCCCACCATCGATCCGCAGGCAGCCGTTGCCGAAATGCGGCGGGTCGCCGACACCATGCCTGGCATGGTGGGATTCTTCATTTCGGCGGGCGTGGCCAAGCCCCTGGGGGACGCCGCTTACTGGCCAATCTACGAGACAGCCCAGGAACTGGACATGATGATCGCGGTCCACGCCGGCGGCCCGGGCCGCCGGCTGGACATGATGGACAAGGCCATCATGGCGCGCTGTCTGGGCCACCCGACCAGTCAGATGATTCAGATGACTCACATGATGTTCAGCGGCACCTTCGATCGCTTCCCGACGTTACGGGTGTCGTTCATGGAGGCAGGCATCGCCTGGATCCTGTTCACTCTCGAACGTATGGAAGAAGCCTACGACCAGTGGGCCTACGAAGTTCCCGAACTGAAATGCCGCCCTATCGATCACGTCACCGGCGGGCGCATTTACTTTCACGCCGAGTTGGGCGAGCGCCTGTTACCGGTCGCCGCACAGCAGCTGGGCGACGGACAGCTGCTGTACGCCTCGGATTATCCGCACATCGCACCGGGCAAGGTGATCGAGAATTTTCGGGATTTTCAGGCACGCGACGACCTGAGCACGCAGACCAAGAAGCGAATTCTGGGTGAAAACGCAAAACGCCTGTACAAGATCGACTGATTCAGCGCCCAAAACAGAGCCCACATCGATCACACACATTCGACGCAAGGGGAATGTCATGAACAAAGCCACCGAATTGCCCGCCCGCTCGCACCTGGATTACAGCGCTCTGATCAAGCCGGATCGGGTACACCGCAATGTCTATATCGATCCGTTGGTGTTCGAGGCCGAGATGGAGCGCATCTATAGCCGCAGCTGGGTATTCGTCGGCCACGAAAGTGAGCTTCCGGAGCCGGGCGATTTCAAGACCGACCGTATCGGCCCGTTGTCATTCATCATGGTGCGCGGCACCGACCGGCAGGTGCGACTTTTCCACAATGTGTGTACCCATCGTGGTTCTCGCTTGTGCCATATCGACTTTGGTAACGCCGACAATTTCCAGTGCATGTACCACGGCTGGAGTTTCAACACCCAGGGCGCGCTGGACGGGGTGCCGTTGCGCGAGCGCTTCCCGGACTTCAAGGACTCCGAATTCCACCTCACGCCCATACCCCGCGTGGAAAGCCACCGTGGGTTCATCTTCGCCAGCAGGAATCCGGACGTAATGCCCTTGCCGGACTACCTGGGCCGTGCGGCTCACTATCTGGACCTGATGGTGGATCGCGCTCCAGAGGGGCAGATCGAGGCCGTCAAACCGGTTAAGTATCACTATGAAGGCAATTGGAAATTGCAGATGGAGAACTATGCCGACAATTACCATCCGGCAGTCCTCCATGGCAGCGCCTTGCAGGTCGGCATGCAGATCATGAAGGAAAAATTCGGCGATTCCGCCTTCACCATGAAGACCGCAGTCGCCAAATATTACGAGCGGGCCATACCGCACGGCCACATGATGGCCGATTTCTGCGGCAGCCGCGGCGGAATCTGGATGAATGCCTACAAACCCGACTACCTGCAACAGATGGCGCGGATCCACGGTGATGCGCGAGCCAAGGAAATTGCCGAGCTTGACCTGCACATGGTCATCTACCCCAATTTGCTCCTGCACAGCCGGATGAACCACTACCGGGTAATCAAGCCGGTGCGTGTCGACTTTACGGAAGTCAGTACCTACCCGTGCAGGCTCAAGGGCGCATCGGACGCGGTCAACAGCCTGCTGATCCACAATTCGTCCCACCACGTATCCGCCGTGGGCGAGATACAGGTCGACGACATGCAGGCCTTCCGCTGGGTTCAGGAGGGACTGCACACCGGCGGTATCGACTGGGTATTGATGGCCCTCACCGGCGAGGACGAACACATTAACGCGGACGGCGAACTGGAGTGGTATGGCGCCAGCGAGGGGGCACTCCGGGAGCAATACAAGGAATGGCTACGTCTGATGACCGATCGACCGGCGTAGCGTGACCCGACCGAACACAAGACTGGCTGGAGGAGATGCGGCATGACTAAGGATCTGGCCCTGCAACAGGAAATCGAGCAGTTCCTGTATGGCGAGGCCGCGTTACTGGAACAGGCGAGGTTCGAGGACTGGTTGGGCCTTTTGACCGACGATATCGAGTACTGGATACCCAACCGTGTCGACAACGGCAACCGCAACGAACAGGCGATGATTTCCTTCGAGGACCGCACGGCATTGCGCGCGCGGGCCATTCGCATGACCCATCCCCGCAACCCCACCCAGATGCCGCCGCCGAGGACCAAGTACTTCATCACCAACGTCATGGTCGGGGAGTTCGCGGGCGACGAACTGGCGGTAAGCGCGAGTGTTCTGCTGACCGTAGTTGTGCCCCGACGCGAGATGGCACAACACCCGATCACCAGCGAATACCGGTTGCGGCGTGTCGAGGACGACTGGAAAATCTGCAAAAAGAAAGTCTACCTGATCACCAACGACCAACCCTTGCCCCAGTTGCCGCTTATCTGAGGCATTAGGGAAACGCTGAACTATGCAGTGTTTCCCGCAGCGCAAGGATGCGCTGCCAAAATCTGTGGCGGCAAGCCACTGATTTTGTGAGCCATCGGAAAACCACGCTTTTCCGATGGCGGGCGCTGAGAAATCCAGGATGGATTTATTCAGCGCTTCCTTAGCTTCGTTTCCAGCGCCGATTGGGCGACCCCTCCCGGAGCGCGTA
Above is a window of Immundisolibacter sp. DNA encoding:
- a CDS encoding amidohydrolase family protein, with amino-acid sequence MYDADGHIFENYGEIYEFLDPPFAGMEPLRRTEFFPAMDDWNRTILAAVGGYAEGSNTERAEEGAQQQWLAMLDAMQLDGTVLYPTFGMAIGQVRQKDWAIAVCRAYNAWLNHKYLNSSTRIKGMALIPTIDPQAAVAEMRRVADTMPGMVGFFISAGVAKPLGDAAYWPIYETAQELDMMIAVHAGGPGRRLDMMDKAIMARCLGHPTSQMIQMTHMMFSGTFDRFPTLRVSFMEAGIAWILFTLERMEEAYDQWAYEVPELKCRPIDHVTGGRIYFHAELGERLLPVAAQQLGDGQLLYASDYPHIAPGKVIENFRDFQARDDLSTQTKKRILGENAKRLYKID
- a CDS encoding aromatic ring-hydroxylating dioxygenase subunit alpha, whose amino-acid sequence is MNKATELPARSHLDYSALIKPDRVHRNVYIDPLVFEAEMERIYSRSWVFVGHESELPEPGDFKTDRIGPLSFIMVRGTDRQVRLFHNVCTHRGSRLCHIDFGNADNFQCMYHGWSFNTQGALDGVPLRERFPDFKDSEFHLTPIPRVESHRGFIFASRNPDVMPLPDYLGRAAHYLDLMVDRAPEGQIEAVKPVKYHYEGNWKLQMENYADNYHPAVLHGSALQVGMQIMKEKFGDSAFTMKTAVAKYYERAIPHGHMMADFCGSRGGIWMNAYKPDYLQQMARIHGDARAKEIAELDLHMVIYPNLLLHSRMNHYRVIKPVRVDFTEVSTYPCRLKGASDAVNSLLIHNSSHHVSAVGEIQVDDMQAFRWVQEGLHTGGIDWVLMALTGEDEHINADGELEWYGASEGALREQYKEWLRLMTDRPA
- a CDS encoding aromatic-ring-hydroxylating dioxygenase subunit beta, producing the protein MTKDLALQQEIEQFLYGEAALLEQARFEDWLGLLTDDIEYWIPNRVDNGNRNEQAMISFEDRTALRARAIRMTHPRNPTQMPPPRTKYFITNVMVGEFAGDELAVSASVLLTVVVPRREMAQHPITSEYRLRRVEDDWKICKKKVYLITNDQPLPQLPLI